The Rattus rattus isolate New Zealand chromosome 1, Rrattus_CSIRO_v1, whole genome shotgun sequence genome includes a region encoding these proteins:
- the LOC116912548 gene encoding cytochrome P450 11B1, mitochondrial-like, whose protein sequence is MAMALRVTADVWARPWQCLQWTRALGTTATLAPKTPKPFEAIPQYSRNKWLKMIQILREQGQENLHLEVHQAFQELGPIFRHSAGGTQIVSVMLPEDAEKLYQVERMVPCRQAPMPWLAYREFRGLRRGVFLLNGADWRFTRLQLNPNMLSPKAIQYFVPLVDVVARDFVENLKKRMLENVHGSMSIDIQSNMFNYTMKANHFVIFGERLGLTGHDLNPEHLKFTHALDSMFKSTTQLMFLPKSLTRWTSTGVWKGHFESWDIISEYVTKSIKNVYRELAEGRQQSWSVMSEMVAQSTLSMDAIHANAMELIVGSVDTTGTSLVMTLFELARNPDVQQALRQESLAAEASIAANPQKAMSDLPLLRAALKETLRLYPVGSCLDRIVDSDLVLQNYHVPAGMLKTFQVETLRQEDMQMAYRYVLMPSSSPVLTFRPVS, encoded by the exons atggCAATGGCTCTcagggtgacagcagatgtgtgGGCAAGACCCTGGCAGTGCCTGCAATGGACGAGGGCACTGGGCACTACGGCAACACTGGCCCCCAAGACACCGAAGCCCTTTGAAGCCATACCACAATACTCCAGGAACAAGTGGCTGAAGATGATACAGATCCTGAGGGAGCAGGGCCAAGAGAACCTACACCTGGAGGTGCACCAGGCCTTCCAGGAGCTGGGGCCCATTTTCAG GCACAGTGCAGGGGGAACACAGATTGTGTCTGTGatgctgcctgaggatgctgagaAGCTGTACCAGGTGGAGAGGATGGTCCCGTGTCGGCAAGCCCCGATGCCCTGGCTGGCATACAGGGAATTCCGTGGCCTGAGACGTGGTGTGTTCTTGCT AAATGGGGCAGACTGGCGCTTCACCCGACTGCAGCTGAATCCAAATATGCTGTCACCAAAAGCCATTCAATATTTTGTCCCCTTGGTGGATGTGGTAGCAAGGGACTTTGTGGAAAACCTGAAGAAGAGAATGCTGGAGAATGTTCATGGAAGCATGTCTATAGACATTCAGTCCAATATGTTCAACTATACCATGAAAG CCAACCATTTTGTTATTTTCGGAGAGCGTCTGGGCCTCACAGGCCATGACCTGAACCCTGAGCACCTGAAGTTCACTCATGCTCTGGACTCAATGTTCAAGTCCACCACACAGCTCATGTTCTTACCCAAGAGCTTGACTCGTTGGACAAGCACCGGGGTGTGGAAAGGACACTTTGAGTCCTGGGATATCATCTCTGAGTATG TCACAAAATCTATCAAGAATGTGTATCGAGAACTGGCAGAGGGTCGCCAACAGTCCTGGAGTGTCATGTCAGAGATGGTAGCACAGAGTACTCTGTCAATGGATGCCATCCATGCCAACGCAATGGAACTTATTGTTGGAAGTGTTGACACG acAGGAACTTCCTTGGTAATGACCCTTTTTGAGCTGGCTCGGAACCCAGATGTTCAGCAGGCCCTGCGGCAGGAGAGCCTAGCAGCTGAGGCCAGCATCGCTGCTAATCCCCAGAAGGCCATGTCAGACCTGCCCTTGCTGAGGGCTGCCCTTAAAGAGACCTTGAG GCTCTACCCTGTTGGTAGCTGTTTGGATAGAATCGTAGACTCAGACCTGGTGCTTCAGAACTATCATGTCCCTGCTGGG